A genome region from Sediminispirochaeta bajacaliforniensis DSM 16054 includes the following:
- a CDS encoding TrmB family transcriptional regulator: MRITEFELIEAGLSEKQAAIYMTLLQLGRANAAQISRETGIKRTTVYDISTDLMHRGLIAVNNKESRSRYFYVLDPENLKEQPRQTLNMIDRILPELRTMYENSPNKPNIRYFDGPSGLKQIHDELLEIRSGEYFYFDVGIKMIDLLGADYLKNFVTKRIERGIWSNSLRVRNAEVDLDFLKGSRQNLRNVRFFPQASRTDFISLYIYDGRLGIASSNKEGYGLIIESEELSASMKIIWDLVWNLSESE; the protein is encoded by the coding sequence GTGAGGATTACCGAGTTCGAACTGATAGAGGCAGGTTTGAGTGAGAAACAGGCGGCCATCTATATGACGTTGCTGCAGCTGGGCCGGGCGAATGCCGCTCAAATCTCACGTGAGACCGGAATAAAGCGTACAACTGTCTATGACATCTCTACCGATCTCATGCATCGCGGGCTGATTGCAGTCAACAACAAGGAGTCACGGAGCAGATACTTTTATGTACTTGATCCCGAAAATCTCAAAGAACAACCGCGCCAGACTCTCAATATGATTGATCGCATTCTGCCGGAATTGAGAACGATGTACGAAAACAGCCCGAACAAGCCGAATATCAGATACTTCGACGGTCCGTCCGGACTCAAACAGATACATGATGAACTCTTGGAAATCAGGTCGGGTGAATATTTCTATTTTGATGTCGGGATAAAAATGATCGACCTGCTTGGAGCAGATTATCTAAAGAATTTCGTAACGAAACGGATTGAACGGGGAATCTGGTCCAATTCTCTCAGGGTAAGGAATGCTGAAGTGGATCTTGACTTTCTGAAAGGCAGCCGGCAAAACTTGCGAAATGTTCGTTTTTTTCCGCAGGCAAGTCGGACGGATTTCATCAGTTTGTATATATACGACGGTAGGCTGGGTATTGCTTCGTCAAACAAGGAAGGCTACGGCCTGATCATTGAGAGTGAAGAGCTCTCAGCCTCGATGAAAATAATCTGGGATTTGGTCTGGAATCTTTCGGAATCGGAATAG
- a CDS encoding ABC transporter permease: protein MSIVAYVSENREQILALVGQHLVLFSVSILFTVVIGLAVAIAASNEKRRNLGRIILTTTAAAQAVPSIAVVALVFLIVGIGMRPAIIALFFYSLVPIVFNATSGLLSIDTKTIEAARGIGLTDRQILWKIKFPMASPVIMAGIRSAATINVGTATVAAVIGGGGLGDLIFIGLKLNKNYIILTGALLTALIAIIVDTFLAVMERRVTPKGLKLGR, encoded by the coding sequence ATGTCGATAGTAGCATATGTCTCGGAAAACCGGGAACAAATACTTGCCCTCGTAGGGCAGCACCTGGTCCTTTTTTCCGTTTCAATCCTGTTCACCGTGGTTATAGGACTTGCCGTCGCGATTGCCGCCAGCAATGAGAAGAGGAGGAATCTCGGCAGAATCATTCTAACGACAACAGCGGCGGCCCAGGCCGTTCCCTCTATTGCCGTCGTAGCCCTCGTATTCCTGATTGTCGGCATCGGTATGAGGCCGGCCATCATTGCACTTTTCTTCTACAGCCTGGTCCCTATTGTATTCAATGCGACCAGCGGCTTACTGAGTATCGATACCAAAACAATCGAAGCGGCCAGAGGCATAGGACTGACCGACCGCCAAATCTTATGGAAAATTAAGTTTCCTATGGCCAGCCCCGTTATCATGGCCGGCATACGAAGTGCCGCGACTATCAACGTGGGAACCGCCACCGTTGCCGCGGTAATCGGCGGAGGCGGATTGGGAGACCTTATTTTTATCGGACTCAAACTTAATAAAAACTACATCATACTTACGGGCGCACTATTAACCGCACTTATCGCAATTATCGTAGATACCTTCCTTGCCGTAATGGAACGGCGAGTGACGCCGAAAGGATTAAAACTCGGCCGATAA
- a CDS encoding betaine/proline/choline family ABC transporter ATP-binding protein (Members of the family are the ATP-binding subunit of ABC transporters for substrates such as betaine, L-proline or other amino acids, choline, carnitine, etc. The substrate specificity is best determined from the substrate-binding subunit, rather than this subunit, as it interacts with the permease subunit and not with substrate directly.), producing MIELKRVTKRFDKKLAVKDLSMTIEQGKITMLIGPSGCGKTTTLKMINRLIDATEGDITISGRSIYDLDAVQLRRSIGYVIQETGLFPHMDVFTNIAMVPRLIGWDERKIKNRVDELLHLVTLNGSYVHKYPLQLSGGERQRVGLARALAADPEILLMDEPFGAIDPINRSRLHDSFLSIQEKIEKTIVFVTHDINEAIKLGDKIAIMQNGNLVQYDNVNNILYEPENKFVEKLLGHDRNIKALVLKKNKDYIVTTGYVQVHKSDKPEAVIRKMEEKGKRVAIVTDSEEKFLGLFALEKSRKDPQPHLSFIDNAVTVEKNNNLQETFSLMIDAGESSLPVVTEGNRFVGAINLEDIFNEFKKAQED from the coding sequence ATGATAGAGCTCAAACGTGTAACCAAACGATTTGATAAGAAACTTGCAGTAAAAGACCTCTCTATGACCATCGAACAGGGAAAGATTACCATGCTGATCGGTCCTTCCGGGTGTGGGAAAACCACAACGTTGAAAATGATCAACCGGTTGATTGACGCAACCGAAGGGGATATTACGATCTCCGGGCGTTCTATCTACGATCTCGATGCGGTACAGCTACGAAGAAGCATCGGTTACGTCATTCAAGAAACAGGACTCTTTCCCCATATGGACGTCTTTACAAACATAGCGATGGTACCGAGGCTCATTGGATGGGATGAGCGGAAAATCAAAAACAGGGTGGATGAACTGCTGCATCTTGTGACCCTAAACGGCAGCTACGTTCATAAATATCCCTTGCAGCTCTCCGGAGGAGAAAGACAGCGGGTGGGTCTCGCACGTGCCCTTGCTGCCGATCCGGAAATTTTACTTATGGACGAACCCTTCGGAGCCATTGATCCGATCAATCGCTCTCGCCTGCACGACTCTTTCTTATCGATTCAGGAAAAGATAGAAAAGACCATTGTCTTCGTTACCCATGATATCAATGAGGCGATAAAGCTCGGCGATAAGATTGCAATCATGCAAAACGGGAATCTTGTACAATATGACAATGTAAACAACATCCTGTACGAACCTGAAAACAAATTTGTAGAAAAACTCCTTGGTCATGACCGAAACATCAAGGCCCTTGTCCTGAAGAAAAACAAAGACTACATCGTTACCACGGGATATGTGCAGGTACACAAATCGGATAAGCCGGAAGCCGTTATCCGAAAGATGGAAGAAAAGGGAAAGCGGGTTGCGATCGTCACCGACAGCGAAGAGAAATTTCTCGGCCTTTTCGCTCTGGAAAAGAGCAGAAAGGATCCTCAACCACACCTCTCATTTATCGACAACGCGGTTACGGTAGAAAAAAACAACAACCTCCAGGAGACCTTCAGCCTGATGATTGATGCAGGGGAGAGTTCGCTCCCTGTCGTCACCGAGGGCAACCGCTTCGTCGGAGCTATAAACCTCGAAGACATTTTCAATGAATTCAAAAAGGCACAGGAGGATTGA
- a CDS encoding putative 2-aminoethylphosphonate ABC transporter substrate-binding protein: MVYTALEDDQIPVYLEAFYKEHPEMEGKVHIVRDSTGIMTAKLLAEKDNPQADLVWGTAATSLLVAKQQGMLEPYSPAGLDRILKGFRDPAEVPSWVGIDAWMTGIVVNTIETEAKGLPHPKSYKDLLDPVYAGSLVMPNPASSGTGFLTVSAILQLMGEDAGWKYLDDLHKNIAVYTHSGSQPAKLAGAGEYPIGISFFYRGVKQKKSGQPVVTYSPAESSGFDVEANALIKKDGIKPEARMFLDWAISDSAMEQYAKSYPITAVKNMWGIPDGFPQNPTALIIDNDFEWAASNRQRILEEWTRRYDSKSLPKN; encoded by the coding sequence ATTGTGTATACGGCCCTTGAGGACGACCAAATTCCGGTTTACCTAGAAGCCTTCTACAAAGAACACCCTGAAATGGAGGGCAAGGTACATATCGTCAGGGATTCTACCGGTATCATGACCGCCAAGCTCCTGGCGGAAAAAGACAACCCGCAGGCCGATCTTGTCTGGGGTACTGCAGCAACCAGCCTCCTTGTGGCAAAACAGCAGGGGATGCTGGAACCCTACAGTCCCGCAGGTCTGGACAGGATTCTCAAGGGCTTTCGCGATCCCGCAGAGGTTCCGAGCTGGGTCGGAATCGACGCATGGATGACCGGAATTGTCGTCAACACTATCGAAACCGAAGCAAAAGGGCTCCCTCATCCGAAATCTTACAAGGATCTTCTTGATCCGGTTTATGCCGGTTCGCTCGTCATGCCAAATCCTGCCTCTTCCGGAACAGGCTTCCTTACCGTATCCGCAATTCTTCAGCTTATGGGCGAAGACGCAGGCTGGAAGTATCTCGACGACCTGCACAAAAATATTGCGGTATACACGCATTCCGGATCACAGCCCGCCAAGCTTGCCGGTGCGGGAGAGTATCCTATCGGCATCTCCTTTTTCTATAGAGGAGTCAAGCAGAAGAAATCGGGCCAGCCTGTTGTCACCTACAGCCCCGCAGAAAGCAGCGGATTCGACGTTGAAGCAAATGCTCTCATCAAAAAAGATGGTATCAAACCAGAAGCAAGGATGTTTCTCGACTGGGCAATATCCGACAGTGCAATGGAGCAATACGCAAAAAGCTATCCGATTACCGCCGTTAAGAATATGTGGGGAATTCCCGATGGCTTCCCGCAGAATCCGACCGCGCTCATCATCGACAACGACTTCGAATGGGCGGCTTCAAACCGGCAGAGGATATTGGAAGAATGGACAAGAAGATACGATTCCAAATCATTACCTAAAAACTAA
- a CDS encoding glycine betaine ABC transporter substrate-binding protein, producing MRQKAKLFAAFAIVVLTSAILFPGCAKKEETGKEEQKGTLTVGAKNFTEQYIVGNMMAELLRNKGFEVKEQFGTGSKITRDGLDTGQTDLYAEYTGTAWSVYLGHDTTITDPETLYTKVKEEDLSEHNIVWLDRWELNNTYALAMKQDEAKELGFASIGDLGSYVSKQPEALNFGIDQEFYERPDGFFKMVETYGFTVPKKQVKTMDVGLSYEALDRGQVDVAMVFATDGLLKKYGLRVLSDDKNFFPVYNLAVTVRKEILDKHPEIADIMKPLAQLLDDTTMQGLNYRVDAEGLPAKMVAEEFLKDNGLIE from the coding sequence ATGAGACAAAAAGCCAAACTTTTTGCGGCCTTTGCTATTGTCGTCCTTACATCGGCCATCCTATTTCCGGGATGTGCAAAAAAAGAGGAGACGGGAAAAGAGGAGCAAAAGGGAACACTAACCGTCGGAGCAAAGAATTTCACAGAACAATACATCGTGGGCAACATGATGGCAGAACTTTTAAGGAATAAGGGCTTCGAGGTAAAGGAACAGTTCGGCACAGGAAGCAAGATTACCAGAGACGGTCTTGACACAGGACAGACAGATCTTTATGCCGAATATACAGGTACAGCATGGTCCGTATACCTTGGGCATGACACAACAATTACCGATCCGGAAACACTTTATACAAAGGTAAAGGAAGAGGATCTGTCCGAGCACAATATTGTCTGGCTCGATCGATGGGAGCTCAACAACACCTACGCCCTTGCAATGAAGCAGGACGAAGCGAAAGAGCTCGGCTTCGCCTCAATAGGTGATCTCGGTAGCTACGTTTCCAAACAGCCGGAGGCACTGAATTTCGGTATCGATCAAGAGTTTTACGAACGCCCCGATGGATTCTTTAAAATGGTCGAAACCTATGGCTTCACAGTACCCAAAAAACAGGTAAAAACCATGGATGTGGGGCTTTCCTACGAAGCCCTGGATCGAGGTCAAGTTGATGTTGCCATGGTCTTTGCCACCGATGGTCTCTTAAAGAAATACGGCCTAAGGGTTCTTTCCGACGATAAGAACTTCTTTCCCGTCTACAACCTCGCGGTAACCGTGCGAAAAGAGATCCTCGACAAACACCCCGAGATTGCCGATATCATGAAACCCCTTGCCCAGCTCCTTGATGACACAACAATGCAGGGTTTAAATTATCGGGTCGATGCGGAGGGGTTACCGGCTAAAATGGTGGCAGAAGAGTTCTTGAAAGATAATGGTTTAATTGAATAG
- a CDS encoding putative 2-aminoethylphosphonate ABC transporter permease subunit, producing MIRTAQGLEQRLIKLILIVFLLFLCISVVFPIIMLLDRSMHDRMDNFVGAANFVKFFTNPGLFTSLINTLFVSVMTTVISLPLGLGYAFFLSRFEIRGRVFFRLIAMVPLFAPTMLQGIALRYLFGNKGLITTGFFGWTEQVLGVGGINIHLYGPVGIIIAEVFYTFPQVYMILTMALSMSDARLYEAAESLYAKKHRLFLDVTLPGIKYGLISAAFVAFTLSFTDFGAPKIVGGNFNVLAVGIYKQVVGQQNFGLGSTISIILMLPTFIAFLVDRYIQSRQRMTFSSKAVPLQRKYNKLMSNVGFIYCLIIVLMILLIVGAAIYASLVVAWPYNLNIGLRHFNFNDVAGNGIQAFWNSITAALLSAFIGTAIVFSSAYMIEKIVELPWLRKISYLLSIIPLALPGLVIGIAYIFFFNAPAFDVLGMEIPNPFNGIYGTIWIIVLANIIHFYSVNFLTATTSLRKLDKEIEEVSKSLAIPFYKAFGRVTLPVNLHAVIEIFSYFFVNSMATISAVIFLYSPKFKLASVLIVNMDDAGDIAEAAAMSVLILLTNILFRMIIAFIQGNIETYTEKWKRK from the coding sequence ATGATTAGAACGGCCCAAGGCCTTGAACAGCGGCTGATAAAGTTGATTCTCATTGTTTTTCTGTTATTTCTTTGTATTTCAGTTGTCTTCCCGATCATCATGCTGCTTGACAGAAGCATGCACGACAGAATGGATAACTTTGTCGGGGCCGCAAACTTTGTAAAATTCTTTACCAATCCCGGTTTATTCACATCGCTGATAAACACACTTTTTGTTTCGGTTATGACGACTGTCATTTCCCTCCCCCTCGGTCTCGGATATGCTTTTTTTCTCAGTCGTTTTGAAATTCGAGGCAGGGTCTTCTTTCGTCTGATTGCGATGGTTCCGCTCTTTGCGCCGACGATGCTGCAGGGGATAGCGCTACGATACCTTTTCGGTAATAAAGGACTTATTACAACCGGTTTTTTCGGCTGGACAGAGCAGGTATTGGGAGTCGGCGGTATCAATATTCACCTGTATGGTCCTGTAGGAATAATCATAGCCGAGGTCTTTTACACCTTTCCCCAGGTTTACATGATTCTGACGATGGCCCTTTCCATGAGCGATGCACGGTTGTATGAGGCCGCCGAATCACTCTACGCAAAGAAACATCGGCTCTTTCTGGACGTAACCCTTCCAGGGATTAAATACGGCCTTATCAGTGCGGCTTTTGTGGCCTTCACCCTTTCGTTTACCGATTTTGGAGCCCCAAAGATAGTGGGAGGAAACTTTAATGTGCTCGCCGTCGGCATCTATAAGCAGGTCGTCGGTCAACAGAATTTCGGGCTCGGATCAACCATCTCGATAATACTTATGCTGCCGACCTTTATAGCATTCCTTGTCGACCGTTACATTCAAAGCAGACAGCGAATGACCTTCTCCTCCAAAGCCGTTCCATTACAGAGAAAATACAACAAGCTGATGTCCAACGTGGGCTTCATCTACTGTCTAATCATCGTTTTGATGATTCTGCTCATAGTCGGTGCAGCAATTTACGCCTCGCTTGTTGTTGCATGGCCATATAATCTAAACATAGGATTGCGCCATTTCAATTTTAATGATGTTGCGGGGAACGGAATTCAGGCCTTCTGGAATTCGATCACCGCGGCACTGCTTTCAGCCTTCATCGGCACGGCAATCGTCTTCTCTTCCGCCTATATGATTGAAAAAATTGTTGAGCTTCCCTGGCTGCGAAAAATTTCCTACTTGTTGTCGATTATTCCGCTGGCTCTGCCCGGGCTTGTCATTGGTATCGCATACATCTTCTTTTTTAATGCACCAGCCTTTGACGTTCTGGGCATGGAGATTCCGAATCCCTTCAACGGAATATACGGAACAATCTGGATAATCGTGTTGGCAAACATCATCCACTTTTATTCGGTCAATTTTCTTACCGCAACCACATCACTGAGGAAACTCGATAAGGAAATAGAAGAGGTCTCAAAATCTCTTGCGATTCCCTTTTACAAGGCCTTCGGCAGAGTCACGCTACCGGTAAACCTCCATGCAGTAATTGAAATATTCTCATATTTTTTTGTCAATTCGATGGCCACAATCTCTGCCGTGATCTTTCTTTACAGCCCGAAATTCAAGCTGGCCTCCGTTCTGATTGTCAACATGGATGATGCCGGAGACATTGCCGAAGCGGCCGCCATGTCAGTACTGATTCTGCTTACCAATATCCTGTTCAGGATGATCATAGCTTTTATACAAGGCAACATCGAAACGTACACGGAAAAATGGAAAAGAAAATGA
- a CDS encoding ABC transporter ATP-binding protein: MSESFLKVEHVDKSFQNFQALKDINVEAEEGEFLCLLGPSGCGKTTLLRIIAGLENPDCGRVFLAGREVTKYPVAARNIGIVFQSYALFPNLNAYDNIAYGLKQKGISKSEAADKVHRILEKVGLGKKAKHYPAQLSGGQQQRVALARALVLSPDILLLDEPLSALDAKVRNKLRKEIRNLQKDFGITTIMVTHDQEEALTMADRVLVMNQAEIIQSGTPAQIYAEPATSFIANFIGEMNLLKKFTAQDIEALIDRDAETYVDAVKIAIRPEEVRVEKSGTGAESRLINTEFRGSFLRLTFETCTDSALRIDADMSRDNFNHLAIAPGDSAGLIFPKEAVHIFRDKEND; encoded by the coding sequence ATGAGCGAAAGTTTTTTGAAAGTAGAACATGTCGATAAATCGTTTCAGAATTTCCAGGCACTGAAAGATATTAATGTCGAGGCAGAGGAAGGAGAGTTTCTTTGTCTTCTCGGTCCCAGCGGATGCGGGAAAACCACCTTACTCAGAATAATCGCCGGACTGGAAAATCCGGACTGCGGCAGGGTGTTTCTTGCAGGAAGAGAAGTTACGAAATATCCTGTTGCCGCACGAAATATCGGCATTGTATTCCAGTCCTATGCCCTTTTCCCCAACCTGAACGCGTACGACAATATTGCCTACGGACTGAAACAGAAAGGGATATCAAAGTCAGAAGCGGCGGATAAAGTACATCGTATTCTCGAAAAGGTAGGCTTGGGGAAAAAGGCCAAACACTACCCGGCGCAGCTTTCGGGAGGACAGCAGCAAAGGGTTGCTCTGGCGCGTGCATTGGTTCTTTCCCCGGATATACTGCTGCTCGACGAACCCTTGAGTGCACTTGATGCAAAGGTCAGAAACAAGCTTCGGAAGGAGATCAGGAATCTTCAAAAGGATTTCGGTATTACCACAATCATGGTAACCCACGATCAGGAAGAGGCCCTCACCATGGCCGACAGAGTGCTTGTCATGAATCAGGCAGAAATAATCCAGAGTGGTACTCCCGCTCAGATCTATGCCGAGCCTGCAACATCGTTTATCGCCAATTTTATCGGTGAGATGAATCTCCTGAAGAAGTTTACGGCACAGGATATCGAAGCGCTGATAGACCGGGATGCTGAAACCTACGTTGATGCGGTGAAGATTGCAATTCGGCCGGAAGAAGTAAGGGTCGAAAAATCCGGCACCGGTGCGGAATCGAGGCTGATCAATACTGAATTCCGCGGTTCATTTCTTAGACTGACATTTGAAACATGTACGGATTCCGCGCTCAGGATTGATGCGGATATGTCCCGGGACAATTTCAATCACCTTGCAATTGCCCCGGGAGATTCGGCAGGCCTCATCTTTCCCAAAGAAGCGGTGCATATTTTCCGAGACAAAGAAAATGATTAG
- the phnX gene encoding phosphonoacetaldehyde hydrolase codes for MSVKHIEMVVFDWAGTTIDYGCIAPLDAFVSSFKEYGVDITPEEARAPMGMKKRDHVAAILGIERVVRIWQNKHGRFPDENDIEGIYTSFEKKICATLSSYCTPIPGVIETLEQLRDNGLKIGSTTGYTREMMDIVVPEAKKNGYHPDYLVTSSDVPAGRPYPYMIWSNAVALDVPDLQHIVKVGDTKADIAEGVSAGVWTVAIIEGSSIWALSKEETKALSPQNYHSRFSTCQNICMNAGAHYVIKDITKLPEILAIIDSQIELGKRA; via the coding sequence ATGAGCGTGAAACATATAGAAATGGTTGTTTTTGACTGGGCGGGAACTACGATAGATTACGGTTGCATTGCGCCCCTGGACGCATTTGTTTCGTCGTTTAAGGAATACGGCGTCGACATAACACCTGAAGAAGCCAGGGCCCCAATGGGAATGAAGAAACGTGATCATGTGGCCGCCATTCTTGGGATAGAGCGGGTGGTCCGCATCTGGCAGAACAAGCATGGACGATTTCCGGATGAAAACGATATTGAAGGTATTTACACAAGCTTTGAAAAGAAAATATGTGCCACCCTTTCCAGCTACTGCACCCCTATCCCCGGTGTCATCGAAACGCTGGAGCAATTGCGTGATAACGGATTAAAAATAGGTTCAACCACCGGGTATACGAGGGAGATGATGGATATTGTTGTTCCAGAGGCAAAGAAAAACGGTTACCATCCCGATTATCTCGTGACCTCAAGCGATGTTCCTGCAGGCAGGCCATATCCGTATATGATCTGGTCTAATGCTGTTGCGCTTGATGTTCCGGATCTTCAGCACATCGTAAAAGTCGGAGACACAAAAGCAGACATCGCCGAAGGGGTTTCGGCAGGCGTGTGGACGGTTGCCATCATCGAAGGCAGCAGTATATGGGCCTTGTCAAAGGAAGAAACCAAAGCACTTAGTCCCCAGAACTACCACAGCCGTTTCTCCACATGCCAAAACATCTGCATGAATGCAGGTGCTCATTATGTGATAAAGGATATCACCAAGCTTCCCGAAATCCTTGCAATAATCGACAGTCAGATTGAACTTGGAAAACGGGCATAA
- a CDS encoding YitT family protein: MSEGVMRKHSFFSLFRQLCGIFAGSLVYGIGLSWFLVPFKIVPGGVGGLSQILYHMFGWSMGISMIIMNFPLWIMGIVFVGRQFGLGTFVGFFVSALMTDLVAPKRLYCWNLMRDLIEKYNTKNGVLTDPLDWALTDDVFVAAIAGSILMGIGIGLIFKSRASTGGTDIPVALMKKKFNISIGNGYLIIESVIILFTGFVFRDINIIIWSYFALFLSSRFADIMTEGFSRVKAAYIISMDDGAVERIKERIYEEMDRGVTFLRGMGSYSRKGIKVIYVTFHMRQTAVLKRIALEEDPKVFMVMHDVHDVVGYGFKTRSLEM, from the coding sequence ATGTCCGAGGGTGTGATGCGAAAGCATAGCTTTTTTTCACTGTTTCGCCAACTCTGCGGGATTTTTGCCGGCAGCCTTGTATATGGAATCGGGCTGTCCTGGTTTTTGGTCCCCTTTAAAATTGTTCCCGGCGGAGTAGGGGGCCTTAGTCAAATTCTCTATCACATGTTCGGCTGGAGTATGGGAATCAGCATGATCATCATGAATTTTCCCCTCTGGATTATGGGAATAGTGTTTGTCGGCAGGCAATTCGGCCTTGGAACCTTTGTCGGTTTTTTTGTCAGTGCTCTTATGACCGATCTTGTGGCACCCAAGCGTCTTTACTGCTGGAATCTTATGCGGGATCTCATTGAAAAATACAATACAAAAAATGGTGTTCTGACCGATCCTCTCGACTGGGCCCTTACTGATGATGTTTTCGTTGCGGCCATAGCCGGTTCGATTCTGATGGGAATAGGTATCGGTCTTATCTTTAAGAGCAGAGCCTCTACGGGGGGGACCGATATTCCCGTTGCTCTCATGAAAAAGAAATTCAATATCTCGATTGGAAATGGCTACCTTATCATCGAGTCGGTCATCATTCTTTTTACCGGCTTTGTCTTTAGAGATATCAATATAATCATTTGGAGCTACTTTGCCCTTTTCCTTTCCTCGCGCTTTGCGGACATCATGACCGAAGGCTTTAGTCGGGTGAAGGCTGCCTATATTATCTCTATGGACGACGGAGCGGTTGAACGGATAAAGGAACGAATCTACGAGGAGATGGATCGGGGGGTGACGTTCCTGAGGGGCATGGGCTCTTATTCGCGAAAAGGAATCAAGGTGATCTATGTAACCTTTCATATGCGACAGACCGCCGTTCTAAAACGGATTGCTTTGGAGGAAGATCCCAAGGTGTTTATGGTTATGCATGATGTGCATGATGTGGTGGGATACGGTTTTAAAACAAGATCTCTTGAAATGTAA
- a CDS encoding M42 family metallopeptidase, whose protein sequence is MSYSYRDAAVLKTILERLKYLCAFPSPTGFAEPLADELEKRLSAAGFVCERMRKGELLCHLGGAGRPLVYSAHLDTLGAMVRTIKSNGRLRFAKIGSYPDHSVERENCVVHTASGLSYSGTVQFSNPSVHASKDASEAKRSDENLEIVLDQCIDSDVRCRELGIAPGDWISFDPRTVVTETGFIKSRHLDDKAAVAVLLALSDAVADGSFHPKRRLSLFFSLHEEVGHGGSTGFGSDVGEFVAVDMGVVGEDLSGSDTTISICAMDSRGPFDRKVLQGLTAAARSLNVDFALDVYPFYGSDADAALSAGNDLRHGLIGPGVSASHGYERTHCRALDDLFAVLKHYAEID, encoded by the coding sequence ATGAGTTACTCCTACCGTGATGCCGCTGTACTGAAAACAATCCTTGAACGGTTGAAATATCTCTGTGCGTTTCCATCGCCGACCGGCTTTGCCGAGCCTCTTGCAGATGAGCTTGAAAAGCGACTTTCGGCCGCTGGATTTGTATGTGAGAGAATGCGTAAGGGAGAGTTGTTGTGTCATCTTGGAGGAGCGGGGCGACCTTTGGTCTATTCCGCTCACCTTGATACCCTGGGGGCCATGGTCCGTACGATAAAATCCAACGGAAGGCTTCGCTTTGCCAAGATCGGTTCTTACCCCGACCACTCTGTCGAGCGGGAGAATTGTGTGGTCCATACTGCATCAGGGCTGTCTTATAGTGGCACAGTGCAGTTTTCCAACCCTTCCGTTCATGCAAGCAAGGATGCTTCGGAGGCCAAGCGAAGTGATGAAAATCTCGAAATCGTCCTTGATCAATGTATCGATTCTGATGTCCGGTGCAGGGAGCTTGGAATTGCTCCCGGAGATTGGATTTCTTTTGATCCGAGGACCGTCGTCACCGAGACAGGCTTTATCAAAAGCCGGCATCTCGACGATAAGGCTGCCGTAGCGGTGCTTTTGGCCTTATCCGACGCAGTCGCGGACGGATCTTTTCATCCAAAGCGGCGTTTGTCGCTTTTTTTCTCCCTTCATGAAGAGGTCGGTCATGGAGGATCAACCGGTTTCGGAAGCGATGTCGGAGAATTTGTTGCAGTGGATATGGGGGTGGTCGGAGAGGACCTTTCCGGTTCCGATACCACGATTTCCATATGCGCCATGGATTCCAGGGGGCCCTTTGATCGGAAGGTTCTGCAAGGATTAACCGCTGCCGCTCGTTCGCTCAATGTCGACTTTGCGCTGGATGTCTATCCCTTTTACGGAAGTGATGCCGATGCCGCACTTTCTGCGGGTAACGACCTGCGTCACGGATTAATCGGGCCTGGGGTTTCGGCAAGTCATGGTTACGAACGGACCCACTGCCGCGCCCTTGACGATCTTTTTGCCGTTCTTAAGCACTACGCTGAAATCGATTAA